tactcttagaataaacgagtatgtcattaatgaacacaatcactgacttgtccaacataggttggcatactcgattcataaggtccatgaatgtcgCGGGCGAATTCATAAGACTAAAAGGTATtacaacaaactcaaaatgcccgtatcgCGTTAGAAACACCGTCTTCTCAACATCTTCTTCTCggatccgcatttgatgatagccggatcgcaaattgatCATTGAAAAATAAcacgcaccttgaagttgatcaaataattcatcAATCCTAAGCAACGGATAGCTATTCGTGATCGTCACTTTATTAAGCTcatggtaatcaatgcacatacacatactaccatccttcttatttacgaacaagaccggagcaccccatgatgAGCTACTTGGTCAGATAAAACCCTTCTCTAACAACTCTtaggtttgattcaacaactctcacATCTCAGTTGACaccaaacgataaggagttttggcAATAGggttagcccccggaaccaactcaatgcgaaactccaCTTGCCTTACCAGCGGAACACCAGATAATTCTTCAggaaaacatcttcaaattcattaaaaACGGGAATGGATTTGATGGttaggtggctcatcacgagtatcaaccacattGGCTAGATAAGCCATACCTTTACTAGAAACAAGTCGGCGCGCTCGAGCATAAGTACAAATAGGCACGACACGTCTTCGAGCTTCACCGTACACgattagctctcccccacttggggatcTTACCCTTACAAATTTCTCATCACACGTGAGATTAGCTATAGTATGGTCGTGCCAATCCATACCGAGAACGACATTAAATTCACACAAAGTAATAGGGACCAAGTCAATATCAAACTTCTCGGTCCCGAAATCAGTAACACAATTTCGATACACTCCATTAGCCACCAAGAAACTACGATCGGCGATCTCGACTTGTAACGGAGAGTCTAGATCACACAAAGGACAATATAAAGTAGCCTCATATTTTAGAGAAACATACTAcatatgctgaaatgtcccgttcatatcgattataaacatttcatattaattgatttcgttgctaggttttgacctctatatgagacgttttccaaagactgcattcaatttttaaaaacaaaccataacctttattttatcgatataggtttaaaaacattacgaagattatcaaataatgataatctaaaatatagcgttctcacatgaccattacataatggtttacaataatattacacaacaacttaagtcttcgaatgcagtttttaaacaatattatactagcatgcagactccaatcatgtccttatttagcatgcaacagcggaagctcttaataatcacctgagaataaacatgcttaaaacgtcaacaaaaatgttggtgagttataggtttaacctatatatttatcaaatcgtaataatagaccacaagatttcatttattcaataatcttacactcgcaagtgtataaaaatcattcatatgatgaacacctggtaaccgacattaactttaatgcatatagaatattccccgcatactcgcaagtatgtcataaattggcaatcgcaatcaccatataaatcgaagtactaaagccattcataacttgaaagggggttgttaggcccaatagatatatctttaggattcgcgtcaattaggggccattttcctaattcttaggctaccaaacttgaaggggcaatattcggtttaataatccaaccatagaatgtagtttcgcgtacttatgtctattttgtaaaacatttataaagctgcatgtattctcatcccaaaaatattagattttaaaagtgggactataactcactttcacagatttttacttcgttgaaaatttaagacttggccatggattgattcacgaacctataacaaatatatacatatatatcaaagtatgatcgaaatatattcacaacattttttattacgttttaatgatttaagtttattaagttagcggtccaacgttagtaatctacaactagttgtccacagttagatgtacagaaataaatcaatatatattatcttgaatcaatccacgacccagtgtatacaagtctcaggctagatcacaactcaaagtatatatattattttggaatcaacctcaaccctatatagctaactcaagtattactgcatatagagtgtctatggttgttccaaataatatatatagatgggtctatatgatatgtcaaaacattgtatacgtgtctatggtatcccaagattacataatatatgttagaatacatgtataatacaatataagttagttaagttatggttagtctagatttgttacaaaattttcgtagctaaaactagaaaatttatccaattttgttttaatcgtcatttcttcgtttcaaatccgttttgagtgattcaagttgctatggtttcataatgaactgaaatttatgaaactaaacagaaaaagtataagtttatagtcggaaatacaggttacaagtcattttttaaagaggtagtcatttccgtcgaaaaaagcgacatcttgatgaccattttgaaaaacatacttcaactttgtgtttaaccatgatttttggatatagtatcatattcatatgaaatatcatttttccagaaaataaacttccaattcaaagattaagatagtttttatttttctaacccaaaacagcccccggtttcactacgacggcgtatgtccggttttacggtgttcttcgtgttttcaggttttaaatcattaagttagaatatcatatagatatagaacatgtgtttaattgattttaaaagttattttagaaggattaactttgtttgcgaacaagtttagaattaactaaactatgttctagtgattacaagtttaaatcttcgaatatgatagttatatatatatgaatcgaatgatgttatgaacatcattactacctcaagtgtagtaggtaaacctactggaaatgatgaaaaataaacttgagcttcaaaggatcttcgatggcttggaagttcttgaagtagaatcatgacacgaaaacaagttcaagtaagattactacttgaattaagatagttatgtttatagaaattgaaccaaagcttgaatatgattcttacctttatttagaatgaaaacctactaagattaacaaaagtttcttgatcttggatgattacttggaatggatttgaaagcttggaagtaatctagcaagtttgaaagatttattgaagtgttcttgaatggttgtttttatgatgattaaagcttgtaattgaagataaaagatggtgaaaatgcttgaagtgtaagtatgagaaaatggaatggaaaaatgaggtgaaatcataaaaacgtttttactcattataaagaaagaaaagattcttaagtttgttttcttgctaaataattaatGCTAGTTGACGAAtgattggttccacatgttccttaatcatttaaggctgctaaggagcagatttttatgtgtatataccaatagtgtgtacatctaggagttgggtattgtacgagtacgaataagttgcatatgagtagaattgttgatgaaaatgaatgaggatgtaattgtaagcatttttgttaagtagaagtactttgatatgtgtcttaaaatctttcaaaagtgtactaatacatctaaatacactacatgtatatacattttaattgagtcgttaagtcatcgttagtcgttacatgtaagtgttgttttgaaacctttaagttaacgatcttgttaaatgtaattaattcattgttattatacttaaatgagatgttaaattgttatattaacatgataacatggtgtatgaatataacttaacatcatatatatatatatatatatatatatatatatatatatatatatatatatatatatatatatatatatatatatatatatatatatatatatatatatatatatatatatatgttaaaatactattacaacgataatcgttacatatatatattgtttcgaaatccttaagttagtagtctcatcttacttgtatagttcattgttaatacactcaatgatatacttaattatcattttattatgttaaatatagtatatcaatatcttaatacaatacatatgtatttagtaagacgttgttataacgataatcgttatgtatatcatttcgagcttcataattcaatattctcattttttaagtatatcacacattgttaatatacttagtgagatacttacttatcataatctcatgttaaccatatatatgtccatatatatcatcatgtcgtttttacaagttttaacgttcttgaatcgtcggacaaactgggtggtcaaatgttaacacaaaatccgtttcaattaatcaagtcttaacaagtttgattgcttaacatgttggaaacatttaatcatgtaaatatcaatttcatttaatatatataaacatggaaaatttcgggtcactacatcggcaccactatcaaatagcacCTTAGCGcgtttagaattaaccaagaaagtacctgaaacaacttcgttggatttctTAGCCTCATTGGTCATCATCAAATGATTTCGGCCCCTCGCGGGCCCCGTCGCCTTCTCTAAATGCTTGGTGTTGTCAATACCCTTATCACCCATGACCAACTCGGGGCACTCGGATTTCCAGTGACCCTATTTTCGGCAATTAAAGCATGTGATCTTATTAGAAGGAGGAGTTGTGCAATCACGAGATAAGTGACCCCTTCGGCCTCAATTGAAACACCTTGGACCGTTTTCACCCGATCCACCCTTCTTCACAATTCCCACACTCTTAGCCATACTTTTCGCCTTCTTACTAGGCACACTAATAGACTCAAACTTCCTCTTGTTCGAAGTAACATCACCCGCTTTTTGAACATCGGACTCAAACCCTTTAGCCACTTCAAATAACTCAGAAAAAGACTTAACATGGCCAAGACTAATCTTCTTACGCATATCATCATTCAAGGTCTTATGGAAGTCTTCCATCAACATGCGGTCATTCCCGGCGTATTCAGGCCAAAACTGTACCTTAGCAAGAAACGTAGccttaagagtgtttaggtccatagacccttgttACAAATTTCGCATTCATTTCGAATCCGAGTAAGATCGGCTTGAGTGCGATACTCCTTAAAAAATTCGGTCTTGAAATCATCCCAAGACAAACTCATGAACTGCCCTTCACCCATCATAAGGATTTTGTCATCCAACCACGTCTTTGCCGCACCCCTTAATAGGCTTGTAGCAAGCCATGTCTTTTTGTCAGGTGGGCACTCACTCACCCGGAAACAACCTTCAACGTCGGATATCCACCTAGTGCTTATGAGAGGATCGGGATTCGCTTCAAAGAGCGGTGGCTTAGTTAACTTCAAGTCTTTCTAACTAAACCCCCTTCCATTAGCATTGTTGGGAACCCCATGATTGAGCGGCCCCTCATCGGCACCACCCTCGAATTGAGGCGTTGGAAACCTCTTTTTAAATTCTTCTTTAACCTCTTCACTCACACATTCACGTATGAGATCGATGATTTGTTCATCCATAGTTTTTTGAAATATTTCCTTCACTTTCCCGGTGAACACCGCGGAAATATCTCGAGAGCGGCCTCAATCTTGGCCGTGAGATCATCATTGTTATTAACCTCATTACTTGGACCCTCATGATCCATTCCACTTCGTTtcctcattctaaagattaaagtaGGTTAGATCACAATATAAAGATACACCATACGCACACTTAGTAACCCAATCTTGCTTGACACTCGTCGTACTTCATTCGTTCGACACGACATTCAACCATACTAATGGTGGCCAATCATTAATACATTTGTGCATCCTATCATACTCCTTGATACAACGACCATCTCACTCGATGTTATCAAATACGTATAAATAAACAAACACATGCACTAGAGTGTCCACATTGACCCCGTGGTCCCGTAACCCGACAAGTCAAGCACGAAATGCCAATTTAACCTAAGTCTAGGCACCCATCCCAAGGTAACCTAGATCCCTTaggtcatgctctgataccacttgaaacaaccccaaaCCGATTAATTAAAggacttttaattttatttttatttttattttttgtcaaattaCCCTCGCGCCGCAGATCATTTGTGTCGCATTGCGAGGTCAAGCATAAAATACTTGTTGAGAGTTTTACCATACCTGACAACCAGAACAAGTGCATTATCATGTCACGACCTTGCATGGTCCCGTCGCGACACCACCTAAACTCAGCTGGTCATATCCTTAAATATGCTCGACATTCAAAACATAATGTGGGTCGTGTCGCGACATGGTAGTGTCGCACCGCGACACTAAACTGTTCCAGATTCTGTTTAATTTCAATTTCAACACAAGTCACAAAATCCACCACGCAAGTCTTTTATCTCCAAAACGTGCTCATAAGTTAAACATTTTCCAAAATACATCAAGTTACAAGTTTACAACATCAGGAACTCAAGTCCCACAATTTAACCAAATGTTTAACACCACCCGTTTAATCATAGTAACCCAAAAAGTGAGCATGACCGTCGGGACCATTACCAAAAGAGTTCTTCCCACCACCACCAACACGCAAGCTATGCTAGTCCCTTACCCTTATCCTTCGAAGTGCCACAGTCTATAAAAAGAGTAAAAACAACGAGGGTAAACAAAGCTTAGTGAGaagaataaatatacaaatatgcaTACAACTTATCGACTTTACGTCACACACACAGttcatattaatatacatatacaactTAGCACCACAACCGCATAACACAAGTAAATCCGCAAAAGCATGCTAGACACCAAAGCAATATAATCTAACACTTCATGGTTAACCATTAGCACAAGGGAGTGGTTCTTAGAAGGACCACCgattgttcataacaaccgttagtggcaCGAACGCACGCTACACACTAACCCCATGGTGACCCGAACGCACGATATAACCACACAACCCATGGTGGCACGAACACACGATACACACCTACAATCCCGTGGTGGCATGAACAAATGATAAACACCGAATATCCCATGATGGCACGAACACACGATACTCATCATACAACCCCAAACAACTTAAGCAAGTAAACTATATAAATAAGTTCAATGGAGGTTAGATTTAGCTTCCTCTTCTCAAGAATCAACTTTCTCGCACTATGTCTTTCTCACTCTAAGTTTGGTGTGTGTTTGAAAGAGATGAAGTGTGAGAGAAGACTCCCAACTGATCCAAAATATCCCCACAACTCGTCCATGCAAAATTGAAAAATGGTTCCCaaacttattttatttaaattGCAAAACAGGGATGTGTCGTGTCGCGACCCGTCACTGTTTCTAAAGAATTTGAGTTGTTACATTAACCCTAAACACCCATTTTAGGCATAAAATTTGACTAACATAAGACCCATATCCACAAGTCTAGGCCAACCCATTACATAATTATCAGTTATTTAAGCTACTAACCAAAAGTTCCTAGTCAACCCGGATGAAATTCAGATTTTAAGTTTATGCAAAAAAGACACCAACTACAATTCTCTCTTTTTTACAAAATCATCATCTTACTAACTTTTAATCCATAAACCTTAACCTTAAATTTTGAATTAGAGTTGCAATGAAGTTAGCCTTGTTTCAAAGAATAATAACATTATCTAACTACAAAATTTGGGATTTAAGTATACCTCAGAAGTTAAGTTACAAAACCCGGCAAATTTCTGATTTGAACAAAAACTAAGATCAATCTAAGGTTCCAATGAAGCTATCAAGTGATATGAAGGATTACACTCTAATAAAATAATAAGAAGGAATAGGTTAAAAGTATCTATTTCCCGTTCCAAGTTGGCAGCTCATTTCATAATGATCAAGATTAAAAACACCAAATAAAGTTCATGTTACCCTGCTGCCGCGTAGTCTTGATTATGACTAGTGATTACATCTTTAATGTTATTGACAACACTTGCACATGTCATTGTTGTACGGTTGATTTTCAACTTTAACATACTCTATTTTTATGATTGAATCTGTCATAAATATGTACTCACATATCCATCTCTTCGGCATCACTTGAAAAAATATATAGCATTGAATGCATCTTTATCACTTCCATAAGTAATTGAACAATGAAAAAACATAAGTGGTAACATACTAACATTCCAAATTGGACAGCTGAAATCCTAATTCAAAAACAGATGTAGGGCCTAACTGTTTCTCCTTATTTAGATCATAATCACACAGAAACAAGTAGGTCAAGTTCTACCATATAGGGATTGAATGGATAATGAAAAATAATTTAGACTTAGTATTCCAAACTGAGCATATCCATGTGAAGCTTCACATGAGGTAGGCCCTTATATTAACCATATGTATTTTAATATTTCCCATTTGGGTGGCTAACTTCAACTATAGATACTATAAATATAAGCCTTAAACGTGACAACTACATCAAATTACATCTAACAATCCAATTCTGAGCTCTGCAAACTACGCATATCAATAATTTCATTCTCACAATAAATAGTATGGGTGTTCTCAAGTTCCAATCATTGGTTGCAAATGCTAAACAACTAATTAACCTGAAAAACAAGCAGCAACGAGAGGTCCCAAAAGGATATTTGGCGGTGTACGTAGGAGAAATTCAATGGAAACGGTTTGTGGTGCCTTTATCTTACTTGGACCAACCACTGTTTCAAGATTTGTTACGTAGGTCGGAAGAGGAAATCAGTTTTAATCATCCAATGGGAGGACTTACAATTCCTTGCCATGAAGATGCTTTTGTTCGACTCACTACCCAATTACATATTTCATAGATTTCAGGAAACCGATATAGACAAACTTTTTATTACATTTTTAGTGTTAGATTGATGAAACAGAGTACCATAGTTGAAGTTGTAAATAGGGGTATCTCCTTTTCTATGATTGCATATAAACCAACGGTTTGATGTATATATGTTAGAATCCACCTTTTTATTGCTTTAGCTTTGATTGCTATAAAAACAACCCTTATGGACTCATtgagatatatagaagtatattaaACGTCATTGATGAATCAGTAAGTTTATAATGGAAAAATTAAATACGTGATAAATTAACGAAACGTTGCAAGGTCCAAATTTAATAGACCCCCACACTacacggttttttttttttttttttaaggcaaacTCACACTACACATCTTAATACATGTAATAAGCAACTCCCGTGAACGAAAGGCGAAACCAAATTTAACTTACCCCAAATTTAAATAGAACTCACTCTGGTAGCATGATTGGGATTCGTTTAAATTTTCACCTTTTAAGGCGACTCAATATAAGTAATTTGACACTTAAGTAGTGATTATCCAAGTTTTATGTTAGTGGGAAACAGTTATTACTTCAATTGAACTATAAAAATGAATCAACTAAACAAAAATGAAACCTTCAAACTAAGAAATGTTATGAACTATCATTCTTCATATGGAAATATCTTATATCTCTTGCGGCCTCCACTCTACACACTTATCTTCGTATGTTTACATTACATTAACtgtttacaagataaaagaagGAAGAAAAAGATTGTATTTATATAAGGGTTATATGTACCAAACTCAAAAAAATTATATATGTCCGAAAATTATCTGCATCGAACTTCCAAAGTTTTTATTCCGTGTATTCAGCTTTGAAATTTTTCTATCCATGTATATGTAACGTAATTTGGTTGGCATTAAGTCTGTATAAGCTAAGAATTTTGTAGACGTAAGAAAGGTTTTAATGGCATGTATAATAAGGGCTAGAACCCAAAATCAGACTTGGCATAACTAAGCTAATCTGTCTAATAATCTTTCCACTTCTAGTTCTATACGAATAATTCTGAAAAGGTACTGATGATGAAACAATAGATGTAAATCTGTTAACTTTAAGTCACGTTGCAACTTGCAAGTGGGACATTctctatgattatatatatattttggtccAAAGTGTTGCTAATTAGCCTGTACATCATGACATCATAGAACAAGTAGGCCAAGATCTTACATAATTGAACTGGATGGATGGATAAGAAAATAATGATATCTAATAAGTCTACTAAAGTGAGCAAAGCCATGTGAAGTATCACATGAAGTAGCCCCAATACAACCAATATGTTAGCATCAAGAGTGGGGGTGTGTCACTCACCCGTTTTCCCCATGTCACTTAGTGACACCACTCCCCACTCCAATATACCCCATGTCAGTTGCATATGCGTCAGTTGCATATGCGACGTAAGTTtactccatttttttctttttgctTTTTTTTCAAAagaataaattattaaatataataaaatattattttaacacactaacgaacacactaactgacataggtcaccactccccactttttctgactcaaCAAGTCACGCCTGACATGTcaagtgacctcagtcaccactcccagtgctcttaTAGTACATAATTTCACATGTAGGTGGCTAGCTGCAAGCCTATATAGTCACTATAAATATTGTTCTGAAAAAATGAGACTTCCATCAGTTTTAAGTAAACCTTCAAACATTCATATCATATTCTTCCTTGTATAGACTGCTTACATCACCTCCTTTTCTCAAAAACAGTCTTTTTTTGGCTCTATAAATATGGGTGTTTTCAGATTACAATCACTAGTTTCAAATGCTAAACAGCTAATCAAACTCAACAACAAAAACCATCAAGATGTCCCCAAAGGATATTTGGCAGTGTATGTAGGAGAAATTCAAAGGAAACGTTTTGTGGTTCCTTTATCGTACTTGGATCAACCACTGTTCCTAGATTTGTTACGTAGATCGGAAGAAGAATTTGGGTTTATCCATCCAATGGGAGGGCTTACCATTCCCTGTCAAGAAGAAACTTTCATCAATCTCACTAACCGCTTACACTATTAGTACGTAAATTGTAGACACATATGATCATCATATCCACCAAAGATTTTGGATGCTAGTTTGTACTAGTTATTTTGTCTATGGATCATAGACAAAAAATAGGTTTAGTTATTAAAAGGGGGATTCCCATTTTTCTATTCTGCATATAAACTGTTATTTCTCTTGTATATGTGTTGCAACATCACCATGTACTTAATGTAGATGCTGAATGTTACAAAATATAAGCATATTGGCTTTTATAGATAATGGTGATTCTGGTGTGAAGTGGATAAAGTTTTTTTTATAATTATGCATGTGACATGACAATGATGGCGAAGGGAGAGTTGTAATGGAGAATATTGTTGAGAGGGTTGTTGAAAGTTTATAGATAATGTGATAAAATCTGATTAGTATTTGAAAGTTAAATAATTGAAAATTAGAGAAAAATAATCACAACCAATCACACAATGCCATCACACCTTCTTTCTCCCTCCCTTGTTGCATTTGTGATTGACCAACGCCCCACTTCTGTTTCTCACAAATGCCCCACTACAGGCGTTTGTGGGACCGTTTGTGGGCGATATCGTAGTAGTTGTGGGACAAACGAGCGCATTATCCATAGTCTTAATTGGTATTCTAACCGAGCTCTCATTAGCGCTAGCTTTAAGTG
This window of the Rutidosis leptorrhynchoides isolate AG116_Rl617_1_P2 chromosome 7, CSIRO_AGI_Rlap_v1, whole genome shotgun sequence genome carries:
- the LOC139857456 gene encoding auxin-responsive protein SAUR23-like, whose protein sequence is MGVFRLQSLVSNAKQLIKLNNKNHQDVPKGYLAVYVGEIQRKRFVVPLSYLDQPLFLDLLRRSEEEFGFIHPMGGLTIPCQEETFINLTNRLHY